One window of the Arthrobacter sp. zg-Y919 genome contains the following:
- a CDS encoding polyprenyl synthetase family protein, whose product MAYRGLLAAELEDFLAVQGDVLTGVSPEAQPLLEAVHNLARGGKRLRALLAYWGWRGAGGNALDPEAVRAGVALELFQTAALIHDDIIDRSDTRRGGPSVHRTFALAHAQFQWHLDGPHFGSSAGILAGDLCLSLSEEMFSAVGPRAAHGTEARRIFNRMRTEVMAGQYLDIREEVAGPGYDPEHAVVRALNILRYKSAKYTTEHPLGLGGALAGADAELLSGYSRFSLPLGEAFQLRDDVLGVFGDPLTTGKPAGDDLREGKRTVLIAYALSGGGENVRKEMTALLGDPDLDDDGVEHLRGIIVDTGALAATEKLIAQHTDAAFSALSALQVDDISRAALDALAHSAVKRSA is encoded by the coding sequence ATGGCGTACCGCGGCCTGCTTGCCGCCGAGCTAGAAGATTTCCTGGCAGTCCAGGGAGACGTCCTGACCGGGGTTTCCCCGGAAGCACAGCCGCTGCTGGAGGCCGTTCATAACCTGGCCCGCGGCGGCAAGCGGCTCCGCGCACTTCTCGCCTATTGGGGCTGGCGCGGCGCCGGGGGTAACGCGCTGGATCCGGAAGCCGTCCGGGCGGGGGTGGCACTGGAACTGTTCCAGACCGCCGCACTGATCCACGACGACATTATTGACCGGTCCGACACGCGCAGGGGCGGTCCGAGCGTCCACCGCACGTTCGCCCTGGCACACGCCCAGTTCCAGTGGCATCTGGACGGACCCCACTTCGGTTCCTCCGCTGGCATCCTTGCCGGCGATCTGTGCCTGTCCCTCAGCGAGGAAATGTTCTCGGCCGTCGGCCCGAGGGCAGCGCACGGCACCGAGGCTCGGCGGATCTTCAACCGGATGCGCACCGAGGTCATGGCTGGGCAGTACCTGGACATCCGGGAAGAGGTGGCAGGCCCCGGCTACGATCCCGAGCACGCCGTCGTGCGGGCTCTGAACATCCTCCGCTACAAATCCGCCAAGTACACGACTGAGCACCCCCTGGGTCTGGGTGGCGCCCTGGCCGGCGCGGACGCGGAACTCCTCTCCGGATATTCCCGCTTCTCCCTCCCGCTGGGTGAAGCGTTCCAGCTGCGCGACGACGTCCTGGGTGTATTCGGAGATCCACTCACCACAGGCAAGCCGGCCGGAGACGATCTGCGCGAAGGGAAGCGGACGGTCCTGATCGCCTATGCATTGTCCGGTGGCGGCGAGAACGTCCGGAAGGAGATGACGGCCCTGCTCGGGGATCCAGACCTGGACGACGACGGCGTGGAACACCTTCGCGGGATCATTGTGGATACCGGGGCGCTGGCGGCAACCGAAAAACTCATCGCGCAGCATACGGACGCAGCGTTCTCTGCTCTCTCCGCGCTTCAGGTGGACGATATCTCCCGGGCCGCCCTGGATGCGCTGGCCCACTCGGCCGTCAAACGCAGCGCCTAG
- a CDS encoding Rv2175c family DNA-binding protein has product MNELEELVSDWLTLPDVAEQLDLPINKVHSLLEERALVAVRLGERKIRSIPAAFIADGSVLDSLKGTISVLDDAGYHDEEMIRWLFTADDTLPGRPVDALREGRKTEIRRRAQALGW; this is encoded by the coding sequence GTGAATGAACTCGAGGAACTCGTTTCCGACTGGCTGACCCTGCCCGATGTGGCTGAACAACTTGATCTCCCTATTAACAAGGTGCATAGCCTGCTGGAGGAGCGCGCCCTGGTGGCTGTGCGCCTCGGCGAGCGGAAGATCCGCAGCATCCCCGCTGCCTTTATCGCCGATGGATCCGTCCTGGACAGTCTGAAGGGCACCATTTCGGTGCTCGACGACGCCGGCTACCACGACGAGGAAATGATCCGCTGGCTCTTTACGGCGGACGACACCCTGCCGGGCCGCCCCGTGGACGCGCTCCGTGAGGGACGCAAGACAGAGATCCGCCGCCGCGCCCAGGCGCTGGGCTGGTAG
- a CDS encoding LysM peptidoglycan-binding domain-containing protein, whose protein sequence is MNAQSTTGTPAARPGSTGMPRKLSVAATTAAIPAVMISALAFAEPADAAPAAPQNSLFPQLPLQAIKNLNTGAATGVTASQLATQVPATLPAESSVPTTHRIVSGDTVTSIAAQYGLSVTELLRVNNLQATSLIFAGDDLRLSGASADSTAPAAPAPGASAGTYTVVSGDTLGAIAAKHGVSLSSVLAANGLTLTSVIYPGQTVRVDGQTPAAAPAAPAAPAAVQTAAGTEGGYTVVAGDTLGAIAAKHGVSLSGILAANGLSLTSVIHPGQKISIDGSTVSVTSSAPVAAAPTDLVPSTFLHYTYPEHTVAGANLNKQTLNSLPVPGRAQMQQIVADTAVQMGVDPALAQAFAFQESGFDQRAVSPANAIGTMQVIPSSGEWASQLVGRQLNLLDPYDNATAGVAIISALLRSSDTMEDAIASYYQGQYSVSTHGMFSDTRAYVSSVLAHRASFQ, encoded by the coding sequence ATGAACGCTCAGTCGACAACGGGAACGCCAGCGGCGCGTCCCGGTTCCACCGGAATGCCGCGCAAGCTGAGCGTTGCCGCCACGACCGCTGCCATTCCTGCAGTGATGATCTCCGCTCTGGCCTTCGCCGAGCCCGCCGACGCCGCCCCCGCGGCACCGCAGAACTCCCTGTTCCCCCAGCTTCCCCTTCAGGCGATCAAGAACCTGAACACCGGGGCGGCCACCGGTGTCACCGCTTCCCAGCTGGCCACCCAGGTTCCGGCAACTCTGCCGGCCGAGTCTTCGGTTCCCACCACCCACCGGATCGTTTCCGGCGACACGGTCACGTCGATTGCCGCACAGTACGGACTTTCCGTGACGGAACTGCTGCGGGTGAACAACCTGCAGGCGACGTCGCTGATCTTCGCGGGAGACGACCTGCGCCTGAGCGGTGCCTCCGCTGATTCCACTGCGCCTGCCGCGCCCGCTCCGGGCGCCTCCGCCGGAACCTACACCGTTGTGTCCGGGGATACCCTGGGTGCCATTGCCGCCAAGCACGGCGTCAGCCTCTCCAGTGTCCTTGCAGCCAATGGACTGACCCTCACCTCCGTCATCTACCCGGGCCAGACCGTCCGGGTCGACGGCCAGACTCCTGCAGCCGCTCCCGCAGCTCCGGCAGCTCCGGCAGCCGTGCAGACCGCAGCCGGCACCGAAGGCGGCTACACGGTTGTTGCCGGCGACACGCTCGGTGCCATCGCGGCCAAGCACGGCGTCAGCCTCTCCGGCATCCTTGCCGCCAATGGCCTGTCTCTGACCTCGGTGATCCACCCCGGCCAGAAGATCAGCATTGACGGCAGCACCGTCAGTGTCACGTCCTCCGCACCCGTGGCCGCCGCGCCTACGGACCTGGTGCCCAGCACGTTCCTGCACTACACCTACCCCGAGCACACGGTGGCCGGCGCCAACCTCAACAAGCAGACGCTCAATTCGCTGCCGGTTCCCGGCCGCGCCCAGATGCAGCAGATCGTTGCTGACACCGCAGTGCAGATGGGTGTTGACCCGGCGCTGGCCCAGGCCTTCGCCTTCCAGGAGTCCGGCTTCGACCAGCGCGCCGTCTCCCCCGCAAATGCCATCGGCACCATGCAGGTCATTCCCTCCTCCGGCGAATGGGCCTCCCAGCTGGTAGGCCGCCAGCTGAACCTGCTCGATCCCTACGACAACGCCACCGCAGGCGTAGCGATCATCAGTGCGCTCCTGCGCAGCAGCGACACTATGGAGGACGCCATCGCGTCCTACTACCAGGGCCAGTACTCCGTCAGCACCCACGGCATGTTCTCAGACACACGCGCCTACGTGAGTTCGGTGCTTGCCCACCGGGCCTCCTTCCAGTAG
- a CDS encoding Stk1 family PASTA domain-containing Ser/Thr kinase → MKDSLVETLVDDRYFVRSLVARGGMSTVYLATDRRLDRDVALKVLYPHLAADRGFLRRFESEAKSAARLSHPHVVGVLDQGITDSLAYLVMEYVPGRTLRGLLDERGTLSPRLALALLDAVVEGLAAAHDAGLVHRDVKPENVLLADNGRIKIADFGLARAVSTNTNTGTLVGTVAYLAPELVTAGGADERSDVYSAGIMLYEMLTGRQPYTGDAPIQVAFAHVHSTVPAPSVLCPGLAEDLDELVRWCTAKDPEERPVNGRALLGELRHIRSSLNDAELDYRCASGPAGRKAPTGAPTESLAGATEVLAAAGAATSVIETSSLRPDAGQGNATEVIRRGGNDTTVFPAGGLGTGNHGDADDADGDYDDDDDRDDDHGDDGDLSPAARRRLAKRDERDRLRQSDREAHRPQVSLRSGKPRRRGILLAVLLTVLLAAVAYAGWFFGAGPGALVSIPDVSNVSAQEAGTQLGDAGLNYTTDEVFDEVVAAGLAVGTDPAATQEVRRFRPVTLLVSKGPQMFSVPNLAQRTIEAAESDLRDAELVLGAVTEEFSESVAAGNIISQQPLPDEQLRLGTPVDVTVSKGPAPVEVPLVTGLAEAAAVDAVEAAGLAAAVAPEQVNSVSVPKGAVVAQTPASGLLERGGTVTLTISLGPRMVEVPNYVGQRAEVAREDLESRGFTVEVENLLGGLLGLVRDQEPGAGTAPEGSTIVLKVV, encoded by the coding sequence GTGAAAGACTCCCTCGTTGAGACGCTGGTAGACGACCGTTACTTCGTCAGGTCCCTGGTGGCGCGCGGCGGGATGTCCACCGTTTACCTCGCTACCGACCGCCGCCTGGACCGCGATGTGGCGCTGAAGGTGCTGTACCCGCACCTCGCTGCGGACCGTGGCTTCCTGCGCCGATTCGAGAGTGAAGCCAAGTCCGCCGCCCGCCTGTCCCACCCGCACGTCGTCGGCGTCCTGGACCAGGGCATCACCGACAGCCTGGCCTACCTCGTGATGGAATACGTGCCCGGGCGGACTCTGCGGGGACTGCTGGACGAGCGCGGCACACTGTCGCCGCGCCTGGCCCTGGCCCTGCTCGATGCAGTGGTGGAAGGGCTGGCCGCCGCCCACGACGCCGGATTGGTCCACCGTGACGTCAAGCCGGAGAACGTGCTCCTCGCGGACAACGGCCGGATCAAGATCGCCGACTTCGGGCTGGCCCGCGCGGTTTCCACCAATACCAATACCGGAACCCTGGTTGGCACCGTCGCCTATCTGGCACCCGAACTTGTCACTGCAGGCGGCGCGGATGAACGCAGTGACGTCTATTCCGCCGGCATCATGCTCTATGAAATGCTCACCGGGCGCCAGCCGTATACCGGGGATGCGCCCATCCAGGTGGCCTTCGCGCATGTCCACTCCACGGTGCCCGCCCCGTCGGTCCTCTGCCCCGGGCTGGCCGAGGACCTGGACGAGCTGGTCCGCTGGTGTACGGCCAAGGATCCCGAGGAACGCCCGGTCAACGGCCGTGCACTGCTGGGCGAGCTGCGGCATATCCGGTCGTCGCTGAATGACGCGGAGCTGGATTACCGCTGTGCGTCCGGCCCGGCCGGCAGGAAGGCCCCAACCGGTGCACCGACAGAGTCGCTGGCCGGCGCCACGGAGGTCCTGGCCGCAGCCGGTGCCGCCACGAGCGTCATCGAAACCTCTTCACTGCGCCCGGATGCTGGCCAGGGTAATGCCACGGAGGTCATCCGGCGCGGCGGCAACGACACTACCGTTTTCCCCGCCGGCGGACTCGGAACCGGCAACCACGGTGATGCCGACGATGCCGACGGGGATTACGACGACGACGATGACCGGGACGATGATCACGGCGACGACGGCGACCTCAGCCCCGCTGCCCGCCGGCGCCTGGCGAAGCGGGACGAGCGCGACCGGCTCAGGCAGAGCGACCGTGAAGCCCACCGCCCCCAGGTATCCCTCCGCAGCGGCAAGCCACGCCGCCGGGGCATCCTCCTTGCCGTGCTTCTGACAGTCCTGCTTGCTGCCGTTGCCTATGCCGGCTGGTTCTTCGGTGCCGGACCCGGTGCCCTTGTCTCCATCCCGGACGTGAGCAACGTGTCCGCCCAGGAGGCCGGCACGCAGCTGGGCGATGCGGGGCTGAACTACACCACCGACGAGGTGTTTGATGAAGTAGTGGCGGCTGGGCTGGCGGTGGGGACGGACCCCGCAGCCACCCAGGAGGTCCGTCGGTTCCGGCCCGTGACGCTGCTTGTTTCCAAGGGGCCTCAGATGTTCTCCGTACCCAACCTGGCACAGCGGACCATCGAGGCTGCCGAGTCCGACCTTCGGGACGCGGAGCTCGTGCTGGGCGCGGTCACCGAGGAATTCAGCGAAAGTGTTGCCGCCGGAAACATCATCAGCCAACAGCCGCTGCCCGATGAGCAGCTGCGGCTGGGCACCCCGGTGGATGTCACGGTTTCCAAGGGACCCGCACCCGTTGAAGTTCCGCTGGTGACCGGCCTGGCCGAGGCCGCCGCCGTGGACGCAGTCGAAGCCGCCGGGCTCGCGGCCGCCGTCGCCCCGGAACAGGTCAACAGCGTTTCCGTTCCCAAGGGTGCGGTGGTTGCCCAGACCCCCGCCTCCGGCCTGTTGGAGCGGGGAGGGACAGTCACGCTGACCATCTCCCTGGGCCCGCGGATGGTCGAGGTTCCGAACTACGTGGGGCAACGTGCCGAAGTGGCCCGGGAAGACCTCGAGAGCCGCGGGTTCACCGTGGAAGTGGAGAACCTGCTCGGCGGGCTGCTGGGCCTGGTCCGGGACCAGGAGCCGGGCGCGGGCACCGCACCCGAAGGCTCCACCATTGTCCTCAAGGTGGTCTAG
- a CDS encoding class II 3-deoxy-7-phosphoheptulonate synthase — translation MLSGAAATSAAHPELDTWRSLPISQQPSWRDDPGYDAAIAELSMVPPLVFAGEVDVLRSRLAEAAQGRAFLLQGGDCAETFEAATADKISARVRTLLQMAVVLTYGASVPVIKMGRMAGQFAKPRSSNEETRNGVTLPAYRGDMVNGFDFTPESRRHDPARMVRAYHTSASTLNLIRAFTQGGFADLRLVHHWNKGFTSNPAHSRYESLAREIDRAVRFMDACGADFEALKRVEFFASHEALLLDYERALTRVDSRTGQPYDTSGHFLWIGERTRDLDSAHVDFLSRVRNPIGVKLGPNTGAEDALALIEKLDPNREPGRLTFITRMGARNIREKLPSLVEKVTATGAQVLWVTDPMHGNTVTSPNGYKTRNFDDVMDEVRGFFEVHDSLGTFPGGLHVEMTGDDVAECLGGADPVDQDAFVEGYESVCDPRLNHMQSLEMAFLVAGALSRRE, via the coding sequence ATGCTCTCGGGTGCAGCGGCGACGTCCGCGGCCCACCCCGAACTGGACACCTGGCGTTCCCTGCCCATCTCCCAGCAGCCGTCCTGGCGGGACGATCCGGGATATGACGCAGCCATTGCCGAACTTTCGATGGTGCCCCCGCTGGTATTCGCCGGTGAGGTGGACGTGCTCCGCAGCCGCCTCGCGGAGGCCGCACAGGGCCGTGCCTTCCTGCTGCAGGGCGGGGACTGTGCCGAGACCTTCGAGGCAGCCACCGCGGATAAGATCAGCGCCCGCGTCCGGACGCTGCTGCAGATGGCCGTGGTCCTGACCTACGGCGCCTCCGTCCCGGTGATCAAGATGGGCCGGATGGCCGGTCAATTCGCCAAGCCCCGCTCATCCAACGAGGAAACCCGCAACGGCGTCACCCTGCCCGCCTACCGCGGCGATATGGTCAACGGCTTTGACTTCACCCCCGAGTCCCGTCGGCACGACCCTGCCCGGATGGTACGGGCGTACCATACGTCCGCTTCCACCCTGAACCTCATCCGTGCCTTCACCCAGGGCGGGTTCGCCGACCTTCGGCTGGTGCACCACTGGAACAAGGGATTTACATCCAATCCGGCGCACTCCCGTTATGAATCCCTGGCCCGGGAGATCGACCGCGCCGTCCGGTTCATGGATGCCTGCGGAGCGGATTTCGAGGCGCTGAAGCGCGTCGAGTTCTTCGCCAGCCATGAGGCACTGCTGCTCGACTACGAACGTGCCCTGACCCGGGTGGACTCCCGCACGGGCCAGCCGTACGACACCTCCGGGCACTTCCTGTGGATTGGGGAGCGGACCCGGGACCTGGATTCCGCGCACGTGGATTTCCTGTCCCGGGTGCGCAATCCCATCGGCGTGAAACTCGGCCCGAACACGGGCGCCGAAGACGCCCTGGCCCTGATCGAGAAGCTGGACCCCAACCGGGAACCCGGACGGCTGACCTTCATCACCCGCATGGGGGCCCGGAACATCCGCGAGAAGCTTCCCTCCCTGGTGGAGAAGGTGACGGCGACAGGTGCCCAGGTACTGTGGGTCACCGATCCCATGCACGGAAACACCGTCACATCCCCGAACGGCTACAAGACGCGCAACTTCGACGACGTGATGGACGAGGTGCGCGGTTTCTTCGAAGTGCACGACTCACTGGGCACATTCCCCGGTGGACTGCACGTGGAAATGACGGGTGACGACGTCGCCGAGTGTTTGGGCGGAGCGGATCCCGTTGACCAGGACGCTTTCGTGGAAGGCTACGAATCCGTCTGCGACCCGCGGCTGAACCATATGCAGTCCCTGGAGATGGCATTCCTGGTGGCCGGGGCGCTGTCCCGCCGGGAATAA
- a CDS encoding alpha/beta fold hydrolase yields MAAWARYLADRGYAVSLPLLPGHGTTWQDLARTPWQRWYEEYEGAYFSLRERTNCVVSAGLSMGGTLALRLAARQPVAGVAVVNPGLTFSDPRARYAGVLKYVLKSAPSIGNNIRLEGQDEGAYTRTPVRAVHQLARLFRETTRSLPDVTAPVLAFRSRLDAVVPESSMDVLRSRLLNADLEVVPLENSYHVATMDHDAPLIFDRSHEFIQRVSSGVRA; encoded by the coding sequence ATGGCGGCTTGGGCACGCTACCTCGCCGACCGCGGCTACGCGGTGAGCCTGCCGCTGCTGCCCGGCCACGGAACCACCTGGCAGGATCTGGCGCGGACACCGTGGCAGCGCTGGTACGAGGAGTACGAGGGCGCCTATTTCTCCCTGCGGGAGCGGACCAACTGTGTGGTGTCGGCCGGCCTCTCCATGGGAGGCACGCTCGCCCTGCGTCTGGCCGCGCGCCAGCCGGTGGCCGGCGTGGCCGTCGTTAACCCGGGTCTGACATTCTCGGACCCCCGGGCACGCTACGCCGGCGTGCTCAAGTACGTGCTGAAATCAGCTCCCTCCATCGGCAATAACATCCGGCTCGAAGGCCAGGATGAGGGTGCCTATACCCGGACCCCGGTGCGGGCGGTGCACCAGCTCGCCAGGCTCTTCCGGGAGACCACCCGTTCCCTGCCGGACGTTACCGCCCCGGTGCTGGCGTTCCGGTCCCGGTTGGACGCGGTGGTGCCCGAATCCAGCATGGACGTGCTGCGCAGCAGGCTCCTCAACGCCGACCTTGAGGTAGTGCCGCTGGAAAACAGCTATCACGTGGCCACGATGGACCACGATGCGCCGCTGATCTTTGACCGGTCCCACGAATTCATTCAGCGCGTCAGCTCCGGGGTGCGGGCATGA
- a CDS encoding ROK family glucokinase, whose translation MRLSNRMRRRGLAIGIDIGGTKVAAGLVDGDGRVLKQARRSTPGQDPREVEAVIVDLVRELSVDHHVWSVGIGAAGWMDLAGGTVLFSPHLAWRNEPLRENLERLLRRRVFLVNDADGAAWAEYRFGVGAGESRMVCVTLGTGIGGAMVLDGRLERGRFGVAGEFGHQIIMPGGHRCECGNRGCWEQYASGNALGREARELAAANSPVAQELLRAVGGNADEVTGAVVTRLALEGDPASIELLDEVGQWLGLGLANLAAALDPGMFVIGGGLSDAGDLLLEPARRSFARNLTGRGFRPAARMERAALGPAAGLIGAADLSRIAARR comes from the coding sequence ATGCGGCTGTCCAACCGCATGCGGCGGCGCGGTCTGGCCATCGGCATCGATATCGGCGGAACAAAAGTAGCCGCGGGGCTGGTCGACGGGGACGGCCGTGTCCTGAAGCAGGCACGCCGCTCGACGCCGGGACAGGATCCCCGGGAAGTCGAGGCGGTGATCGTCGACCTGGTGCGTGAACTTTCGGTGGATCACCATGTGTGGTCCGTGGGGATCGGAGCAGCCGGGTGGATGGACCTCGCCGGCGGCACCGTGCTGTTCAGCCCGCACCTGGCCTGGCGCAACGAACCCCTCCGCGAAAACCTGGAGCGGCTGCTGCGCCGCCGGGTTTTCCTGGTCAACGACGCCGACGGCGCCGCCTGGGCGGAATACCGGTTCGGAGTGGGTGCGGGGGAGAGCCGGATGGTCTGCGTCACCCTCGGCACTGGAATCGGCGGAGCGATGGTGCTCGACGGCCGTCTGGAGCGCGGACGGTTCGGTGTGGCCGGGGAATTCGGGCACCAGATCATCATGCCCGGTGGCCACCGCTGCGAATGCGGCAACCGTGGGTGCTGGGAACAATACGCGTCGGGCAACGCCCTGGGGCGGGAAGCCCGGGAGCTTGCGGCGGCGAATTCGCCGGTCGCCCAGGAACTGCTCCGGGCGGTAGGCGGCAACGCGGATGAGGTGACCGGCGCCGTCGTCACCCGTCTGGCCCTCGAGGGCGATCCTGCCAGCATTGAACTGCTTGACGAGGTGGGGCAGTGGCTCGGGCTGGGGCTGGCCAACCTGGCCGCGGCCCTGGACCCGGGGATGTTCGTGATCGGCGGCGGCCTGAGCGATGCCGGCGACCTGCTGCTCGAACCGGCGCGGCGGTCCTTTGCCCGGAACCTGACCGGACGCGGCTTCCGCCCCGCGGCAAGGATGGAGCGTGCGGCCCTGGGGCCGGCCGCCGGGCTGATCGGCGCCGCGGACCTGTCGCGGATTGCCGCCCGCCGGTGA
- a CDS encoding AMP-dependent synthetase/ligase — protein sequence MREFSVPVLAESPPQTNITTMLLDQAAKPSNPALFAVRKDDGEWERIKATEFTKDVRALAKGFMASGIKAGDRVAIMSRTRYEWTLVDFALWFAGAVSVPVYETSSPSQVAWILSDSGAAGIVVEAARHENIVRTAAADEDLSQVDNVWQIDGGGLDTLRSAGTSISDEDLEARRSTAQMTDLATIIYTSGTTGKPKGCELTHANFVDVSRNSELAEPEVATEGSQTIMFLPLAHVLARFISVLCVATGATVAHTPDVKNLLPDLQSFKPSFILVVPRVLEKVFNASMLKAEDGGKGKIFHAGVATAVAWSKAKQEGKVPLSLTLKHALFDRLLYGKIREAMGGNVKYAVSGGAPLGERLGHFFHGIGLLVLEGYGLTETTAPLTTNTPQLVKLGTVGAPLPGNSVKIADDGEILAKGISVMKGYYKRPELMNETFTDGWFHTGDIGELDSDGFLKITGRKKEIIVTAGGKNVVPSQLEDSIRADSIVSQCVVVGDQKPFISALITIDEDALPGWLERHKLPATMTVTEVAKTDELQKELQALVDRANKKVSSAEAIKKFRVVPTDFTETSGHLTPSLKIKRAQVLRDFSDVIDDIYSGQRV from the coding sequence GTGCGAGAATTCAGCGTTCCAGTCCTGGCGGAGTCCCCGCCGCAGACAAACATCACCACCATGCTGCTCGACCAGGCAGCCAAGCCCAGCAACCCCGCCCTCTTCGCCGTCCGGAAGGACGACGGTGAATGGGAGCGGATCAAAGCCACCGAGTTCACCAAGGACGTCCGCGCACTGGCCAAGGGCTTCATGGCCAGCGGTATCAAGGCAGGCGACCGGGTAGCCATCATGTCCCGGACCCGGTACGAATGGACCCTCGTGGACTTCGCACTCTGGTTCGCCGGCGCCGTATCGGTACCTGTCTACGAGACGTCGTCCCCGTCCCAGGTTGCCTGGATCCTCAGCGACTCCGGTGCGGCCGGCATTGTGGTGGAGGCCGCCCGGCACGAGAACATCGTCCGCACGGCCGCAGCCGACGAAGACCTTTCCCAGGTCGACAACGTGTGGCAGATCGACGGCGGCGGGCTCGACACCCTGCGTTCCGCGGGCACCTCGATCAGTGACGAAGATCTCGAGGCCCGCCGTTCCACGGCGCAGATGACAGACCTCGCAACCATCATTTACACCTCCGGCACCACCGGCAAGCCGAAGGGCTGCGAACTCACGCACGCCAACTTCGTCGATGTGTCCCGGAACTCCGAGCTGGCAGAGCCCGAAGTTGCCACCGAAGGCTCGCAGACCATCATGTTCCTGCCCCTGGCACACGTCCTCGCCCGCTTCATTTCCGTGCTTTGCGTGGCCACCGGCGCCACCGTGGCACACACCCCCGACGTCAAGAACCTGCTGCCGGACCTGCAGAGCTTCAAGCCCAGCTTCATCCTCGTGGTTCCCCGCGTCCTCGAGAAGGTCTTCAACGCCTCCATGCTGAAGGCCGAAGACGGCGGCAAGGGCAAGATCTTCCACGCCGGTGTCGCGACCGCCGTCGCCTGGTCGAAGGCGAAGCAGGAGGGCAAGGTTCCGTTGAGCCTCACCCTGAAGCACGCCCTCTTCGACCGCCTCCTCTACGGGAAGATCCGCGAGGCCATGGGCGGCAACGTCAAGTACGCCGTCTCCGGCGGTGCCCCCCTGGGCGAACGGCTGGGCCATTTCTTCCACGGCATCGGCCTGCTGGTGCTCGAAGGCTACGGCCTGACCGAAACCACCGCCCCGCTGACCACCAACACTCCGCAGCTGGTCAAGCTGGGCACGGTGGGCGCCCCGCTTCCCGGCAACAGCGTGAAGATCGCGGACGACGGCGAGATCCTCGCCAAGGGCATCAGCGTGATGAAGGGCTACTACAAGCGCCCCGAGCTGATGAACGAAACCTTCACCGACGGCTGGTTCCACACCGGCGACATCGGTGAACTCGACTCCGACGGTTTCCTCAAGATCACCGGCCGGAAGAAGGAAATCATCGTCACGGCCGGCGGCAAGAACGTGGTGCCCTCCCAACTCGAGGACTCGATCCGCGCCGACTCGATCGTCTCCCAGTGCGTTGTGGTCGGGGACCAGAAACCGTTTATCTCGGCCCTGATCACCATCGACGAAGACGCCCTCCCGGGCTGGCTGGAACGCCATAAGCTGCCGGCCACCATGACGGTGACCGAGGTCGCCAAGACCGACGAGCTGCAGAAGGAGCTTCAGGCACTGGTGGACCGGGCCAACAAGAAGGTGTCCTCCGCAGAGGCCATCAAGAAGTTCCGCGTCGTCCCGACGGACTTCACCGAGACCAGCGGACACCTGACGCCGTCACTGAAGATCAAGCGCGCCCAGGTGCTGCGCGACTTCTCCGACGTCATCGACGACATCTACAGCGGACAGCGCGTCTAA